One Streptomyces sp. L2 genomic window carries:
- a CDS encoding aminotransferase class V-fold PLP-dependent enzyme, which produces METTETTFDSLVRAEFTPAGIYLNTASNSLLPARSVAALHRAALLRAEGRPLTSLYDDVEASRAAYARLAGVPVARVAAGASVAAHSGLIAASLPAGAEVLTAEDDFTSVLNPFHVRGDLKVRTVPLERIAESVRPGTALVAVSAAQSADGRLADLPALREAARAHGARTYVDFSQSAGWLPMDADRYDFTAAVSFKWLLGPHGAAFLTVPEDLGGLTPVLAGWVAAEEPWNSCYGPVTELARSARRFDVSPALFTFAGLRPSLELIEELGVEAVHAHDAGLADRFRSGLASLGHEPVPAPGSAIVSVPGLGGRQEELSRAGIEVSDRAGNLRASFHLFNTAADVDRLLDALAG; this is translated from the coding sequence ATGGAGACCACGGAGACGACGTTCGACAGCCTCGTCCGCGCCGAGTTCACCCCGGCGGGCATCTACCTCAACACCGCGAGCAACAGCCTGCTGCCCGCGCGCAGCGTCGCCGCCCTGCACCGGGCGGCGCTTCTGCGGGCCGAGGGCCGGCCGCTGACCTCCCTGTACGACGACGTGGAGGCCTCCCGGGCCGCCTACGCGCGGCTCGCCGGGGTGCCCGTCGCCCGGGTGGCCGCGGGCGCCTCGGTCGCCGCGCACTCCGGCCTGATCGCCGCGTCGCTGCCGGCCGGCGCCGAAGTCCTCACCGCCGAGGACGACTTCACCTCCGTACTGAACCCGTTCCACGTCCGCGGCGACCTGAAGGTCCGCACGGTCCCGCTGGAGCGGATCGCCGAGTCCGTCCGGCCCGGTACCGCGCTCGTCGCGGTCAGCGCCGCGCAGTCCGCCGACGGACGTCTCGCCGACCTGCCCGCCCTGCGCGAGGCCGCCCGCGCGCACGGCGCCCGCACCTACGTCGACTTCTCCCAGTCCGCGGGCTGGCTCCCGATGGACGCGGACCGCTACGACTTCACGGCCGCCGTCTCCTTCAAGTGGCTCCTGGGCCCGCACGGCGCGGCCTTCCTCACCGTCCCCGAGGACCTCGGCGGGCTGACCCCCGTCCTGGCGGGCTGGGTGGCGGCGGAGGAGCCGTGGAACAGCTGCTACGGCCCCGTCACCGAACTCGCCCGCTCCGCGCGGCGGTTCGATGTCTCGCCGGCGCTGTTCACCTTCGCGGGGCTGCGTCCCTCGCTGGAGTTGATCGAGGAACTGGGCGTGGAGGCCGTGCACGCCCACGACGCCGGGCTCGCCGACCGGTTCCGCAGCGGGCTCGCCTCCCTGGGCCACGAACCGGTGCCCGCCCCCGGCTCGGCGATCGTCTCCGTGCCCGGACTCGGCGGCCGCCAGGAGGAGTTGAGCCGCGCCGGCATCGAGGTCTCCGACCGCGCGGGCAACCTGCGGGCCTCGTTCCACCTGTTCAACACCGCCGCCGACGTGGACCGCCTGCTGGACGCGCTCGCCGGGTGA
- the thpD gene encoding ectoine hydroxylase, with product MIRMTSTVTDLYPTRGTTEVTVPRQDPVVWGSPDTPGPIAAADLQGFERDGFLAIDQLIAPDEVDVYKRELDRLVGDPAVRADERSIVEPKSKEIRSVFEVHRISEVFARLVRDERVVGRARQILGSDVYVHQSRINVKPGFGASGFYWHSDFETWHAEDGLPNMRTVSVSIALTENHDTNGGLMIMPGSHRTFLGCAGATPTDNYKKSLQMQDAGTPSDEALTSLAGEHGIRLFTGKAGSATWFDCNCMHGSGDNITPFPRSNVFIVFNSVENTAVEPFAAPIRRPEFIGARDFTPVR from the coding sequence GTGATCCGCATGACCAGCACCGTCACCGATCTCTATCCCACCCGCGGCACCACCGAGGTGACCGTCCCGCGCCAGGACCCGGTCGTCTGGGGATCCCCGGACACGCCCGGTCCGATCGCGGCCGCCGATCTGCAGGGCTTCGAGCGCGACGGCTTCCTCGCCATCGACCAGCTCATCGCCCCGGACGAGGTCGACGTCTACAAGCGTGAGCTCGACCGGCTGGTCGGCGATCCGGCGGTCCGCGCCGACGAGCGCTCCATCGTGGAGCCGAAGTCGAAGGAGATCCGCTCGGTCTTCGAGGTGCACAGGATCAGCGAGGTGTTCGCGAGACTGGTGCGCGACGAGCGGGTCGTGGGCCGCGCGCGGCAGATCCTGGGCTCGGACGTGTACGTCCACCAGTCCCGGATCAACGTCAAGCCCGGATTCGGTGCCAGCGGCTTCTACTGGCACTCGGACTTCGAGACGTGGCACGCCGAGGACGGCCTGCCCAACATGCGCACGGTGTCCGTCTCGATCGCGCTGACCGAGAACCACGACACCAACGGCGGCCTGATGATCATGCCGGGTTCGCACCGGACGTTCCTCGGCTGCGCGGGGGCCACGCCCACCGACAACTACAAGAAGTCGCTGCAGATGCAGGACGCGGGCACCCCGTCCGACGAGGCGCTGACCTCCCTGGCCGGCGAGCACGGCATCCGGCTGTTCACCGGCAAGGCCGGCTCGGCGACCTGGTTCGACTGCAACTGCATGCACGGTTCCGGCGACAACATCACGCCGTTCCCGCGCAGCAACGTCTTCATCGTGTTCAACAGCGTGGAGAACACGGCGGTGGAGCCGTTCGCGGCCCCGATCCGCCGGCCGGAGTTCATCGGGGCGCGGGACTTCACGCCCGTCAGGTAA
- a CDS encoding ectoine synthase, whose protein sequence is MIVRSFKDIEGTDRHIKSKSGTWESKRIVLAKERVGFSVHETILYAGTETQMWYANHIEAVVCTRGEAELTDRETGKTYTITPGTMYLLNGHERHTLKVKEDFHCICVFNPPVTGREDHDENGVYPLLTEPEPEEV, encoded by the coding sequence GTGATCGTCCGATCGTTCAAGGACATCGAAGGCACCGACCGGCACATCAAGTCGAAGTCCGGCACCTGGGAGAGCAAGCGCATCGTCCTCGCCAAGGAGCGGGTCGGCTTCTCCGTGCACGAGACCATCCTGTACGCCGGCACCGAGACGCAGATGTGGTACGCCAACCACATCGAGGCCGTCGTCTGCACGCGGGGCGAGGCCGAACTGACCGACCGCGAGACCGGGAAGACCTACACGATCACGCCCGGCACCATGTACCTCCTGAACGGCCACGAGCGGCACACGCTCAAGGTCAAGGAGGACTTCCACTGCATCTGCGTGTTCAACCCGCCCGTCACCGGACGGGAGGACCACGACGAGAACGGCGTCTACCCCCTGCTCACCGAACCCGAGCCCGAGGAGGTGTGA
- the ectB gene encoding diaminobutyrate--2-oxoglutarate transaminase: MTITQPDLSVFETVESEVRSYCRGWPAVFDRAQGSRMYDEDGHAYLDFFAGAGSLNYGHNNPVLKRAFIDYLSRDGVTHGLDMSTTAKRTFLQTFQDLVLRPRDLPYKVMFPGPTGTNAVESALKLARKVKGREAIVSFTNAFHGMSLGSLAVTGNAFKRAGAGIPLVHGTPMPFDNYFDGTVPDFLWFERLLEDQGSGLNKPAAVIVETVQGEGGINVARPEWLRALKELCERQDMLLIVDDIQMGCGRTGAFFSFEEAGITPDIVTVSKSISGYGLPMSLCLFKPELDVWEPGEHNGTFRGNNPAFVTATAALETYWTDGSAMEKQTRARGEQVEQALISITEENLADVKEYRGRGLVWGLEFHAKDRASRIARRAFELGLLIETSGPESEVVKLLPALTVTPEELDEGLRILARAVRETA; this comes from the coding sequence GTGACCATCACCCAGCCCGATCTGAGTGTCTTCGAGACCGTCGAGTCCGAGGTGCGCAGCTACTGCCGCGGCTGGCCCGCCGTCTTCGACCGCGCCCAGGGCAGCCGGATGTACGACGAGGACGGCCACGCGTACCTCGACTTCTTCGCCGGTGCCGGCTCACTCAACTACGGCCACAACAACCCGGTGCTCAAACGGGCGTTCATCGACTACCTGTCCCGGGACGGGGTCACCCACGGCCTGGACATGTCGACCACGGCCAAGCGGACCTTCCTGCAGACCTTCCAGGACCTGGTGCTGCGCCCGCGCGACCTGCCGTACAAGGTCATGTTCCCGGGCCCGACGGGCACCAACGCCGTCGAGTCGGCGCTGAAGCTGGCCCGCAAGGTCAAGGGCCGCGAGGCGATCGTGTCGTTCACGAACGCCTTCCACGGCATGTCGCTGGGCTCGCTCGCGGTGACAGGCAACGCCTTCAAGCGGGCGGGCGCCGGCATCCCGCTGGTGCACGGCACCCCGATGCCGTTCGACAACTACTTCGACGGCACGGTCCCGGACTTCCTGTGGTTCGAGCGGCTGCTGGAGGACCAGGGCTCCGGCCTGAACAAGCCGGCCGCCGTGATCGTGGAGACCGTGCAGGGCGAGGGCGGCATCAACGTCGCCCGGCCCGAGTGGCTGCGCGCGCTCAAGGAGCTGTGCGAGCGGCAGGACATGCTGCTGATCGTCGACGACATCCAGATGGGCTGCGGCCGCACCGGCGCCTTCTTCTCCTTCGAGGAGGCGGGGATCACGCCGGACATCGTCACCGTGTCCAAGTCCATCAGCGGCTACGGCCTGCCGATGTCGCTGTGCCTGTTCAAGCCCGAGCTGGATGTGTGGGAGCCCGGCGAGCACAACGGCACCTTCCGCGGCAACAACCCCGCGTTCGTCACGGCGACGGCGGCCCTGGAGACGTACTGGACCGACGGCTCCGCCATGGAGAAGCAGACCCGGGCCCGCGGCGAGCAGGTCGAGCAGGCGCTGATCTCCATCACCGAGGAGAACCTCGCCGACGTCAAGGAGTACCGCGGCCGGGGCCTGGTGTGGGGCCTGGAGTTCCACGCCAAGGACCGCGCCTCGCGCATCGCCCGCCGCGCCTTCGAACTCGGGCTGCTCATCGAGACGTCCGGCCCGGAGAGCGAGGTGGTCAAACTGCTGCCCGCGCTCACCGTCACACCCGAGGAACTGGACGAGGGCCTGCGCATCCTGGCGCGCGCCGTCCGGGAAACCGCCTGA
- the ectA gene encoding diaminobutyrate acetyltransferase has product MTAAPADLLIDRPAVTDGASLWRIAKDSKTLDLNSSYSYLLWCRDFAGTSVVARGADGEAVGFVTGYVRPEDPRTLLVWQVAVDSAYRGHGIAAALLDGLVARLAAERGVTGVETTITPGNTASERLFTSFADRHGAGLTREVLFPTEVFPDGPHDPEVLYRIGPLTDPTAH; this is encoded by the coding sequence ATGACTGCCGCACCAGCAGACCTGCTCATCGACCGACCGGCGGTGACCGACGGAGCCTCGCTCTGGCGTATCGCCAAGGACTCGAAAACCCTCGACCTGAACTCCTCGTACAGCTATCTGCTGTGGTGCCGGGACTTCGCCGGCACCTCGGTGGTGGCGAGGGGCGCGGACGGGGAGGCGGTCGGCTTCGTCACCGGGTACGTGCGGCCGGAGGACCCCCGCACCCTGCTCGTCTGGCAGGTGGCGGTCGACTCCGCGTACCGCGGCCACGGCATAGCGGCCGCGCTGCTGGACGGGCTCGTCGCGCGCCTCGCCGCCGAGCGGGGCGTCACCGGCGTCGAGACGACGATCACGCCGGGCAACACGGCCTCCGAGCGCCTCTTCACCTCGTTCGCCGACCGGCACGGCGCCGGCCTGACCCGCGAGGTGCTGTTCCCCACCGAGGTGTTCCCGGACGGCCCGCACGACCCCGAGGTCCTGTACCGCATCGGCCCCCTGACCGACCCCACCGCGCACTGA
- a CDS encoding aminotransferase class V-fold PLP-dependent enzyme, producing MTTHPLLDLPPLSAARFAVVEDRVARLLGTRQDVLITQGEALLPLEAAIRGAAGPGTVALNVITGPYGQTFGDWLRDCGATVYDLAVPFHTAVTAAQVREAFAAHPEIDFVSLVHAEAATGNTNPVAEIGEAVREQGALFYLDAVASVGAEPVLPDAWGVDLCVIGAQKAMGGPAGVSAISVSERAWARMAANPDAPRRSYLSLLDWKERWIDAGRTALPHAPAQLETLALEACLERIAEAGAETVMARHRAAALATRAGAVALGGGLEPYVYEARDAAPVATTLRVPSGVVASELVAGALAGDPSLPLAAGGGALAKEMVRVNHYGPAATPETVRASLSALAASLAGVGVPVDEAAALREAEQVWGRAGSAS from the coding sequence TTGACGACGCACCCCCTTCTGGACCTGCCCCCGCTGAGCGCCGCGCGGTTCGCCGTCGTCGAGGACCGGGTGGCCCGGTTGCTGGGCACCCGGCAGGACGTGCTGATCACGCAGGGCGAGGCGCTGCTGCCGCTGGAGGCAGCGATCCGCGGCGCGGCCGGCCCGGGCACGGTGGCGCTCAACGTGATCACGGGCCCGTACGGGCAGACGTTCGGCGACTGGCTGCGGGACTGCGGCGCGACGGTGTACGACCTCGCCGTCCCGTTCCACACGGCGGTGACGGCCGCGCAGGTCCGGGAGGCGTTCGCCGCGCACCCGGAGATCGACTTCGTGTCGCTCGTGCACGCCGAGGCGGCGACCGGCAACACCAACCCGGTCGCGGAGATCGGCGAGGCGGTGCGGGAGCAGGGGGCGCTGTTCTACCTGGACGCGGTGGCGTCCGTGGGCGCGGAGCCGGTGCTGCCGGACGCGTGGGGCGTGGACCTGTGCGTGATCGGGGCGCAGAAGGCGATGGGCGGCCCGGCGGGGGTGTCGGCGATCTCGGTGAGCGAGCGCGCCTGGGCCCGGATGGCGGCGAATCCGGACGCCCCGCGCCGCTCCTACCTCTCCCTGCTGGACTGGAAGGAACGCTGGATCGACGCCGGCCGTACGGCGCTGCCGCACGCCCCCGCCCAGCTGGAGACGCTGGCCCTGGAGGCCTGCCTGGAGCGGATCGCGGAGGCGGGCGCCGAGACGGTGATGGCGCGCCACCGCGCGGCGGCGCTGGCCACGCGGGCCGGGGCGGTGGCCCTGGGCGGGGGCCTGGAGCCGTACGTGTACGAGGCGCGGGACGCGGCGCCGGTGGCGACGACCCTGCGGGTGCCCTCCGGGGTGGTGGCGTCGGAGCTGGTGGCCGGCGCCCTGGCCGGCGACCCCTCGCTGCCGCTGGCGGCCGGCGGGGGCGCCCTGGCGAAGGAGATGGTCCGCGTCAACCACTACGGCCCCGCCGCGACCCCGGAAACGGTACGGGCCTCCCTGTCGGCCCTCGCCGCGTCCCTGGCCGGCGTCGGCGTCCCGGTGGACGAGGCGGCGGCCCTGCGGGAGGCGGAGCAGGTCTGGGGCCGCGCCGGGAGCGCGTCGTAA
- a CDS encoding transporter substrate-binding domain-containing protein, which translates to MNTLLGRRTRLLAAVTATAGLALVAGCSSGGGSGKTTVKGVHLVKAGQLTTCTHLPYPPFQSEIDGKVQGFDVSLIDLVAKDLGVKQNIVDTPFENFKTGAFLNSGQCDLAAAGMTITPERKKNVDFSDPYFEATQAVLVDKKSGITSLADVKTKGKKLGAQAQTTGEDYAKGKGYDPVSFESSDAVLNGLRTGQVQAVIIDYPVVQGWLKDKANADAFKVVDNLKTGEQYGFTVKKGNTKLREAINKALGQAKADGTYKKLYEKWIGPYDASAASPAAS; encoded by the coding sequence ATGAACACGCTCCTCGGGCGCCGGACCCGCCTCCTGGCCGCCGTCACCGCCACGGCCGGACTCGCACTCGTCGCCGGCTGCTCCTCCGGCGGGGGGAGCGGAAAGACCACCGTCAAGGGGGTCCACCTCGTCAAGGCCGGTCAGCTGACCACCTGCACCCACCTGCCCTACCCGCCGTTCCAGTCGGAGATCGACGGCAAGGTGCAGGGCTTCGACGTCTCCCTCATCGATCTCGTCGCCAAGGACCTCGGCGTCAAGCAGAACATCGTCGACACGCCGTTCGAGAACTTCAAGACCGGCGCCTTCCTCAACTCCGGGCAGTGCGACCTCGCCGCCGCCGGCATGACCATCACGCCCGAGCGCAAGAAGAACGTCGACTTCTCCGACCCCTACTTCGAGGCCACCCAGGCCGTCCTCGTCGACAAGAAGAGCGGCATCACCTCGCTCGCCGACGTCAAGACCAAGGGCAAGAAGCTCGGCGCGCAGGCGCAGACCACCGGCGAGGACTACGCCAAGGGCAAGGGCTACGACCCGGTCTCCTTCGAGTCCTCCGACGCGGTCCTCAACGGCCTGCGCACCGGACAGGTCCAGGCCGTCATCATCGACTACCCCGTCGTCCAGGGCTGGCTGAAGGACAAGGCCAACGCGGACGCCTTCAAGGTCGTCGACAACCTCAAGACCGGTGAGCAGTACGGCTTCACGGTCAAGAAGGGCAACACCAAGCTGCGCGAGGCCATCAACAAGGCGCTCGGCCAGGCCAAGGCCGACGGCACGTACAAGAAGCTGTACGAGAAGTGGATCGGCCCCTACGACGCGTCCGCCGCCTCCCCGGCCGCCTCCTGA
- a CDS encoding amino acid ABC transporter permease translates to MADTEVRRQPVKQGLTRRQKRRLSRGIQYAVFVAAVAAVAATADWGRLQNQFAQTDIAGQMFPDVITLALKNTVLFTATGFAVGLALGLVIALMRLSSVGPYRWLAGIYIEVFRGLPALLIFVFIAVAVPLAFPGTEIPGGTYGKAALGLGLIGAAYMAETFRAGIQAVPKGQMEAARSLGFSPARAMVSIIIPQAFRIILPPLTNELVMLFKDSSLVLLLGVTLEERDLSKFGRDLASTTANSTPILVAGLCYLLVTIPLGFVVRRMEAKAQEEIK, encoded by the coding sequence ATGGCCGACACCGAGGTACGACGGCAGCCGGTCAAGCAGGGGCTGACGCGCCGCCAGAAGCGCCGGCTGTCACGGGGCATCCAGTACGCCGTCTTCGTCGCCGCCGTGGCCGCCGTCGCGGCCACGGCGGACTGGGGACGGCTGCAGAACCAGTTCGCGCAGACGGACATCGCCGGGCAGATGTTCCCGGACGTCATCACGCTCGCACTGAAGAACACCGTGCTGTTCACGGCGACCGGCTTCGCCGTAGGGCTGGCCCTGGGCCTCGTCATCGCGCTGATGCGGCTGTCCTCCGTGGGCCCCTACCGCTGGCTCGCCGGCATCTACATCGAGGTCTTCCGCGGCCTGCCCGCCCTGCTGATCTTCGTGTTCATCGCGGTGGCGGTGCCGCTGGCCTTCCCGGGCACCGAGATCCCCGGCGGCACCTACGGCAAGGCCGCCCTCGGCCTCGGCCTCATCGGCGCCGCCTACATGGCGGAGACGTTCCGCGCCGGCATCCAGGCGGTGCCCAAGGGGCAGATGGAGGCCGCCCGTTCGCTGGGCTTCTCGCCCGCACGCGCGATGGTGTCCATCATCATCCCGCAGGCCTTCCGGATCATCCTGCCGCCGCTCACCAACGAACTGGTGATGCTGTTCAAGGACTCCTCGCTGGTGCTGCTCCTCGGCGTGACCCTGGAGGAGCGCGACCTGTCCAAGTTCGGCCGGGACCTGGCCAGCACGACCGCCAACTCCACGCCGATCCTCGTCGCGGGCCTGTGCTACCTGCTGGTCACCATCCCGCTCGGCTTCGTCGTGCGCCGCATGGAGGCCAAGGCCCAGGAGGAGATCAAGTGA
- a CDS encoding amino acid ABC transporter ATP-binding protein, translating to MSRPEIQVQGLHKSFGDNHVLRGIDLEIGQGEVVCVIGPSGSGKSTLLRCVNLLEEPTEGAVFVGGAEITDPDVDIDAVRRRIGMVFQQFNLFPHLTVTENLTLPQRRVLKRGKAEAGRIAAENLARVGLSDKADAYPSALSGGQQQRVAIARSLAMGPEVMLFDEPTSALDPELVGDVLAVMRMLAREGMTMMVVTHEMTFAREVADRVVFMDGGVIVEDGSPEQVIGAPRHERTRHFLSRLLDPAMADVEEETSDQVGKAQA from the coding sequence GTGAGCCGTCCCGAGATACAGGTCCAGGGCCTGCACAAGTCCTTCGGCGACAACCACGTCCTGCGCGGCATCGACCTGGAGATCGGCCAGGGCGAGGTGGTCTGCGTCATCGGCCCCTCCGGCTCCGGGAAGTCCACCCTGCTGCGCTGCGTCAACCTGCTGGAGGAGCCCACCGAAGGCGCGGTCTTCGTCGGCGGCGCCGAGATCACCGACCCGGACGTCGACATCGACGCCGTACGCCGCCGTATCGGCATGGTGTTCCAGCAGTTCAACCTCTTCCCGCACCTCACGGTGACCGAGAACCTCACGCTGCCGCAGCGGCGGGTACTCAAGCGCGGCAAGGCGGAGGCGGGCCGGATCGCCGCCGAGAACCTGGCCCGCGTCGGCCTGTCCGACAAGGCGGACGCCTACCCCTCCGCCCTGTCCGGCGGCCAGCAGCAGCGCGTGGCCATCGCCCGCTCCCTGGCCATGGGCCCCGAGGTGATGCTCTTCGACGAGCCGACCTCCGCGCTCGACCCCGAGCTGGTCGGCGACGTCCTCGCCGTGATGCGGATGCTGGCCCGCGAGGGCATGACGATGATGGTCGTCACCCACGAGATGACCTTCGCCCGCGAGGTCGCCGACCGGGTCGTCTTCATGGACGGCGGCGTGATCGTCGAGGACGGCAGCCCCGAGCAGGTCATCGGCGCCCCCCGGCACGAGCGGACCCGCCACTTCCTCTCCCGCCTGCTCGACCCGGCGATGGCCGACGTCGAGGAGGAGACCTCGGACCAGGTGGGGAAGGCACAGGCGTAG
- a CDS encoding amidohydrolase family protein produces the protein MSDSAVLHLKGRVLAGPEDVRDELWVVGGRITYDRPAGARDVTTVDGWVLPGLVDAHCHVGLGTEGPVDAEAAEKQALTDREAGTLLIRDAGSPSDTRWIDDRDDLPKIIRAGRHIARTRRYIRNFAHEIEPEDLVAYVAREARRGDGWVKLVGDWIDRDLRDLAACWPRDAVEAAIAEAHRLGARVTAHCFAESSLRDLVEAGIDCIEHATGLTDDLVPLFAERGVAIVPTLVNIATFPQLAAGGEKRYPGWSAHMRRLHERRYDTVRGAYDAGIPVFVGTDAGGSLAHGLVAAEVAELVTAGIPPVEALAATSWAARSWLGRPGLEEGAPADLVLYGDDPRADVRVLAAPRRVVLNGRVVE, from the coding sequence ATGAGCGATTCTGCGGTGCTGCACCTGAAGGGGCGGGTCCTGGCCGGACCCGAGGACGTCCGCGACGAGCTGTGGGTGGTCGGGGGACGGATCACCTACGACCGCCCGGCCGGCGCGCGGGACGTCACCACCGTCGACGGGTGGGTCCTGCCCGGCCTCGTCGACGCGCACTGCCACGTGGGCCTCGGCACCGAGGGCCCGGTCGACGCCGAGGCGGCCGAGAAGCAGGCGCTCACCGACCGCGAGGCGGGCACCCTGCTGATCCGCGACGCGGGCTCGCCCTCCGACACCCGCTGGATCGACGACCGCGACGACCTCCCGAAGATCATCCGGGCCGGCCGGCACATCGCCCGCACCCGCCGCTACATCCGCAACTTCGCCCACGAGATCGAACCGGAGGATCTGGTCGCCTACGTCGCCCGGGAGGCCCGGCGCGGCGACGGCTGGGTCAAGCTGGTCGGCGACTGGATCGACCGCGACCTCAGAGACCTCGCCGCCTGCTGGCCCCGCGACGCCGTCGAGGCCGCCATCGCCGAGGCACACCGGCTCGGCGCCCGCGTCACCGCGCACTGCTTCGCCGAGAGCTCCCTGCGCGACCTGGTCGAGGCCGGCATCGACTGCATCGAGCACGCCACCGGCCTCACCGACGACCTCGTCCCGCTGTTCGCCGAACGCGGCGTCGCCATCGTCCCCACCCTGGTCAACATCGCCACCTTCCCGCAGCTCGCGGCCGGCGGCGAGAAGCGGTACCCGGGCTGGTCGGCGCACATGCGGCGGCTGCACGAGCGGCGCTACGACACCGTGCGCGGCGCCTACGACGCCGGGATCCCGGTGTTCGTCGGCACGGACGCCGGCGGTTCACTGGCCCACGGGCTGGTCGCGGCGGAGGTCGCCGAACTGGTCACCGCCGGCATCCCGCCCGTCGAGGCCCTGGCCGCCACCAGCTGGGCCGCCCGGAGCTGGCTGGGCCGCCCGGGCCTGGAGGAGGGCGCCCCGGCCGACCTCGTCCTCTACGGGGACGACCCGCGGGCCGACGTGCGGGTGCTGGCGGCACCGCGACGGGTGGTGCTGAACGGGCGGGTCGTCGAGTAG